Proteins encoded together in one Vigna angularis cultivar LongXiaoDou No.4 chromosome 5, ASM1680809v1, whole genome shotgun sequence window:
- the LOC108340086 gene encoding uncharacterized protein LOC108340086: protein MASLCRGYSKTQMCFFKILHIISSTPTSTEQREQQQEPFPSKGVGIDLNIRFSSLTESESSRTDSASATLQNSIEEEQEEGFPDKSFQLSEKLDHNQNLNNEVNDVQTASFQECDSNFLDLLIEAARVVSGKDESDSEEERGLGTESTTQTANQEKRKERWVVVDIYGDVLEEREPVVRSKRGRNQALPYRFRESVVEPLKRATRSQRPSSTSHLTKRLLRSSSTT from the coding sequence ATGGCTTCTTTGTGCCGCGGCTATTCGAAGACCCAAATGTGCTTCTTCAAGATTCTCCACATAATCTCGTCCACTCCAACCTCTACAGAACAGCgagaacaacaacaagaaccCTTTCCCAGCAAAGGGGTTGGCATCGATTTGAATATCAGATTCTCTTCCCTCACGGAATCAGAATCTTCTAGAACCGACAGCGCCTCCGCCACGCTTCAAAACAGCATCGAAGAAGAGCAAGAAGAAGGGTTTCCAGATAAGAGCTTTCAACTTTCAGAGAAACTTGACCACAACCAAAATCTTAACAACGAAGTTAACGACGTTCAAACAGCGTCTTTTCAGGAATGCGATAGTAATTTTCTCGATTTGCTTATAGAAGCGGCGAGAGTCGTCTCTGGAAAAGACGAGTCCGACTCGGAGGAAGAGAGGGGACTCGGTACTGAGTCAACGACTCAGACAGCAAATCAAGAGAAACGGAAAGAAAGGTGGGTGGTTGTTGATATATACGGCGACGTTTTGGAGGAGAGAGAACCGGTGGTCCGGTCCAAGCGAGGGAGGAACCAAGCGTTGCCGTACCGGTTCAGAGAGTCGGTGGTCGAACCGTTGAAACGCGCCACTCGTTCTCAGAGACCGTCGTCAACCTCACACCTTACAAAACGACTTCTTAGGTCGTCATCCACAACGTAA